One region of Solanum pennellii chromosome 6, SPENNV200 genomic DNA includes:
- the LOC107021342 gene encoding amino acid transporter AVT6C-like: MDRASAEVEAPLLLNHNSRTRENRWVIWRAVFNVSTTIIGAGIMSIPATLKVLGVVPAFVLIVLVALLVDITVNFMLRATYAGQSTTYAGLMKENFGKIGSLAVQICVMITTLGCLIMYLIIIGDVFSGKGEHLGVLQEWFGIHWWNSRYLSILLTVLLVVLPLVLYRRVESLWLSSAIAIILAVVFVGICSVMAIIAIVKGQIVKPRMLPELNTTSSFFNLFTAIPVIVTAFAFHFNVHPIEIELGIPGAMTSAVKISLVVCSVIYSSIGIFGYLLFGDSINADILVNFDTSSSGAITISPILNDIVRLSYALHLMLVFPLLNFSLRANIDELIFPKKELLATDTKRFMFLTLILLAISYIVAIAIPSVWYIYQFMGSTSNVCLAFIFPGAIALRDVHGLSSRKDKIIAVVMIVLAVVTSVITIAANIYNMITGESS, from the exons ATGGATCGAGCCAGCGCCGAGGTGGAGGCTCCACTGCTTTTGAATCACAACTCTCGAACGAGGGAGAACCGGTGGGTGATATGGAGGGCAGTGTTCAATGTGTCCACTACTATTATTGGTGCAGGAATTATGTCAATCCCAGCTACTTTAAAGGTCCTAGGTGTTGTTCCCGCATTCGTCTTGATTGTTCTGGTAGCTTTGTTAGTAGACATAACGGTAAATTTCATGTTGAGGGCAACATATGCTGGCCAGTCGACTACGTACGCTGGATTGATGAAAGAGAACTTTGGAAAGATTGGTTCTTTGGCAGTACAAATTTGTGTAATGATCACTACTCTTGGTTGCTTGATCATGTACCTAATTATTATTG GAGACGTCTTTTCTGGAAAAGGGGAACACCTTGGTGTCCTTCAAGAATGGTTTGGGATTCATTGGTGGAATTCTCGTTATCTATCGATCCTTCTCACTGTCTTGCTTGTTGTGCTTCCTCTAGTCCTATACCGTCGTGTAG AATCATTATGGCTCAGTTCAGCAATAGCAATTATCCTAGCAGTTGTATTTGTTGGTATATGTTCTGTAATGGCAATCATTGCAATCGTAAAAGGGCAAATAGTAAAGCCAAGAATGCTGCCGGAGTTGAATACTACTTCTTCCTTCTTTAATCTCTTCACCGCCATCCCAGTCATCGTAACAGCTTTTGCATTTCATTTCAATG TCCATCCGATTGAAATTGAGCTGGGGATACCTGGAGCTATGACTAGTGCTGTTAAAATTTCACTAGTAGTTTGTTCAGTCATCTATTCCTCAATTGGAATATTCGGGTACCTTCTATTTGGAGACTCAATCAATGCAGATATACTTGTAAATTTTGATACGTCGTCCTCTGGTGCTATAACAATCAGTCCCATTCTAAATGACATTGTTCGTTTGAGCTATGCACTTCACCTAATGCTGGTATTTCCTCTCTTAAATTTCTCCCTGAGAGCCAACATTGACGAACTTATATTCCCTAAGAAGGAATTACTAGCAACTGACACCAAAAGATTCATGTTTCTTACACTGATATTGTTAGCCATCTCATATATAGTCGCCATTGCTATACCATCAGTATGGTACATTTACCAGTTCATGggatcaacttcaaatgttTGTCTCGCCTTCATATTTCCAGGTGCAATTGCTCTAAG AGATGTCCATGGTTTATCTTCAAGAAAAGACAAGATCATCGCGGTAGTCATGATTGTTTTAGCTGTTGTGACGAGTGTTATAACTATCGCTGCCAACATCTACAATATGATTACTGGAGAAAGTTCATAA
- the LOC107021344 gene encoding protein LURP-one-related 14-like, with product MFKPEINFAVPLLPIVGDGFCFPYLVNLTVKRKILGLSQLNIHVLDDTGISLLQGDGKLWHLRKKKRIIAHPDGLPLLTLREKTLSWRNTWKVYRAESSDINDLLYTVKRSSTFQMKMQLDVFLASNINGELCDFHVKGSFTNQSFKVYKGDTLIAEVKERFKLGSFFKGRENFEVRVYPGVDYAFIVSILIVYNEIYGES from the exons atgtTTAAACCAGAGATAAATTTTGCAGTTCCCCTACTTCCTATTGTTGGGGATGGCTTCTGTTTCCCTTATCTTGTTAACTTAACTGTGAAGAGGAAAATCTTGGGACTCTCACAACTAAATATCCATGTTTTGGATGATACTGGAATCTCTCTTCTTCAAGGGGATGGAAAACTTTGGCATCttaggaagaagaaaagaatcaTTGCTCATCCTGATGGTTTACCTCTCCTTACTCTCCGCGAAAAG ACACTTTCATGGCGTAATACGTGGAAAGTTTATCGTGCTGAGAGTTCAGACATAAATGATCTGCTCTACACAGTCAAAAGATCAAGCACATTCCAAATGAAAATGCAACTTGATGTGTTCTTGGCTAGCAATATCAATGGAGAGTTATGTGATTTCCATGTAAAGGGATCTTTCACCAATCAATCTTTCAAAGTTTACAAAGGGGACACTTTGATTGCTGAG GTGAAAGAGAGATTCAAACTTGGAAGTTTCTTCAAAGGAAGAGAGAACTTTGAAGTGAGAGTTTATCCTGGTGTGGATTATGCGTTTATTGTCTCAATATTGATAGTATATAATGAAATATACGGGGAATCATAG